A window from Chrysemys picta bellii isolate R12L10 chromosome 2, ASM1138683v2, whole genome shotgun sequence encodes these proteins:
- the LOC135981563 gene encoding uncharacterized protein LOC135981563 — MQSSPAVMAVQSGNRKRAPAWTDREVLDLIAVWGDESVLSELRSKRRNAKIYEKISKDMAERGYSRDATQCRVKIKELRQGYQKTKEANGRSGSHPQTSRFYEALHSILGAAATTTPPVTVDSEDGILSTAGSSDMLGDGEDEEGDEEGEAVGSSHNADFPDSQDLFITLTEIPYEASPAITPDTESGEGSATPSATVSQPSLESHSQRLARIRRRKKRTREDMFSELMASSQAQAAQQTQWRENLTRMHQANMDREERWRQEDQQATQTLLGLLREQTDTLRRLVDVLQERRQEDRAPLQSISNRPPPPPSPIPTSPKVQRRRGGRVPANSHSTPAESSSSRRLSFPKI, encoded by the exons atgcagagctctccagcagtgatggccgtgcagtctgggaatagaaagagagccccagcatggactgatcgtgaagtcttggatctcatcgctgtgtggggcgatgagtccgtgctttccgagctgcgatccaaaagaaggaatgcaaagatctacgagaagatctctaaagacatggcagagagaggatacagccgggatgcaacgcagtgccgcgtgaaaatcaaggagctgagacaaggctaccagaagaccaaagaggcaaacggacgctccggatcccatccccagacatcccgtttctacgaggcactgcattccatcctcggtgctgccgccaccactaccccaccagtgaccgtggactctgaggatgggatactgtccacggccggttcctcagacatgttaggggacggggaagatgaggaaggagatgaggagggcgaggcagttggcagctctcacaacgctgatttccccgacagccaggatctcttcatcacccttacagagatcccctacgaagcgtccccagccattaccccggacacagaatctggtgaaggatcagcca ccccgtctgcgactgtctcacaacctagcctggaatcacactcccagaggctagcgcggattaggcgtaggaagaagaggacacgggaggacatgttctctgagcttatggcctcttcccaagcccaggcagcacagcagacccagtggcgggagaacttgacccgaatgcaccaagccaacatggatcgggaggagaggtggcggcaggaagaccagcaggcgactcaaacgctgcttggactactgagggagcaaacggacacgctccggcgccttgtggatgttctgcaggaacggaggcaggaggacagagccccgctgcagtccatctctaaccgccctcccccgccaccaagtcccatacccacctcacccaaagtgcaaagaaggagaggcggcagagtccctgctaactctcactccacccctgcagagagctctagtagcagaaggctctcatttcccaaaatttga